The Lycium ferocissimum isolate CSIRO_LF1 chromosome 1, AGI_CSIRO_Lferr_CH_V1, whole genome shotgun sequence genome includes a region encoding these proteins:
- the LOC132061768 gene encoding F-box protein CPR1-like, which yields MPNNFPHDIVIDILLKLPVKSLLRFKSDRYYSIDAPLQHDSAVSPIEPPPGFNHLFISKFVNSCNGLFLLVFPPKNHNFLYYPALRETSKIVLWNPALRESRIIPRPIPIEGNYRSYSKYGLGYVSSLNDYKIVRVGYCRHPVQIFSTKSDSWKLVGKLPLNIEASIGRIVVADGIAYIILRQPRQPPTWSSSRSMIICLCSKNENFEEILFPHSDLVAENVSLYAVGESLLAMFWTKFFKENVVDFENIVDFEVWCLKKDGLMSWSKILAITEPGPVSFRADEDMLFFSWDKGGYMCYDFKSQKFEEFKVCEVKGLEARRKLKQLKIVWPQAPLLIHRAVPYVETLISPNAI from the exons ATGCCTAATAACTTTCCCCATGATATCGTCATTGATATACTGCTAAAACTTCCTGTCAAATCACTTCTCAGATTCAAAAGC GACCGATACTACTCTATAGACGCTCCACTTCAACATGATTCCGCTGTCTCTCCTATTGAACCTCCTCCAGGATTCAATCATTTGTTCATTAGTAAATTCGTTAATTCTTGCAACGGtttatttcttcttgttttccctCCTAAAAACCATAATTTTCTGTACTACCCCGCCCTGAGAGAAACTAGCAAAATCGTTctgtggaacccggccctcagAGAATCAAGAATAATCCCTCGTCCGATCCCTATTGAGGGCAACTACAGGTCCTATTCTAAATATGGTTTAGGCTACGTTTCTTCTTTGAACGATTACAAAATAGTTAGGGTAGGTTACTGTCGCCATCCTGTTCAAATATTTTCGACAAAGAGTGACTCGTGGAAATTGGTAGGCAAGTTACCTCTAAACATTGAGGCTTCTATTGGACGCATAGTTGTAGCTGATGGAATTGCTTATATTATCCTTCGGCAGCCACGGCAGCCACCCACCTGGTCTTCTAGTAGGAGCATGATTATATGTCTGTGttcgaaaaatgaaaattttgaggaaatATTGTTTCCACATTCGGATCTAGTAGCGGAAAATGTATCTTTGTATGCTGTAGGAGAAAGCCTTTTGGCTAtgttttggaccaaattttttAAAGAGAATGTTGTTGATTTCGAGAATATTGTTGATTTCGAGGTTTGGTGTTTGAAAAAGGATGGATTAATGAGTTGGAGTAAAATATTGGCTATTACTGAGCCTGGGCCTGTGAGTTTTAGGGCGGATGAAGATATGTTGTTTTTCAGTTGGGATAAAGGTGGATACATGTGTTACGATTTCAAAAGTCAAAAGTTTGAAGAATTTAAAGTTTGTGAGGTCAAAGGTCTCGAAGCGAGAAGAAAGTTGAAACAATTAAAAATTGTTTGGCCTCAAGCACCACTTCTCATCCATCGTGCTGTACCATATGTTGAGACACTAATCTCTCCTAATGCTATATAG